The genomic window ACATTACCAGGGTTTTGAGAAGTGCAACCCGGCGCCACTATATCATATGTTGAATTCGATGCTGAAACACCACCTATAAGAAGGGAACATAACAATGCGAAAAACAAAACCCTTCTTAACATTCTTTTCACCCCCCAAATAAAATAGTAATACAAAATCGTATAAAAAGATTACTACTAGGTGAAAACAGAAAAGCTTATCAAGCAAAAGCCAATACTGCCTCATCCCCACCGTAGAGTACCATCAAGGTTCTTGGCATTTTCAGCATCATGATAATTGCACATCATATGTTAGCTGTGATAATACATGATATCTCCCGTGTTTTGTTAAGCAGGAGCACCTGGAAGAACAATTATAAGTAGTAAAAATATTATAAATGTGAGGATTTCGATTGCCCCTTTTTCTTCGCCTTTAAACGCTTTCTTAGACTAGATAAAATAGGAGTACAAAATTTATCATTAAAAGAAACACTAACAATAATCTGACCTGTGCCTGCATCACTGCATATGATCTAATGGCCAGCAAAGTTACTGGAACCATGAAAGATGACAAAATAACCGCAATATAATAAAGAAGCCTAAATGTATCGAGCATCCTCCCACCTCAAACTACCATCAGGGTTCTTCGGTATTTCAATATAGTGTATACAATTATCCGCACCAATGTATGCTTCCAGTTTGTATCCATATATCGGGCCACGATGAAGGGATATATACTTCCAGTATTCCCTAATGATCCCTTATATTAAGAATCAAATCCCCTTCTCCCTTAATACAACCAATAAGGCTAAATCCAGTTGCCGCAAAGGATCCTCCTTCTAACATAAAATAACAGCCACCAACCACACCTACTGCATCTACAATATCCCATGGGATGTATGTTTGATGTTCCACTATAAATTCTTTGATGCTGCCTGTAATGTTGTTGAGGTTGGAGTGTATTGTTGTTGCGTATGCTGCTATGTTAACTCCTAGAGGCCCTGACCCACCAAGCCATAACCGAGTATATCAAAGGTTATGGGGTTATTTAGGGCGAGTCGCATTGAAGCTATAAGACCCATGAAGGCTTTTCTCTCGCTGTTCTTTAAGCCTTCAAAGGTTTGCTGTGCTATTACCCCAAGAGTGACTTTAGCCTTTCATTTGGAGTTCTTTCAGGGCTTTTTTGGCTTTTTTGTATTCTGGGTCTATTTTCAGGGCTCTTTTGTAGGATTTTTTGGCTTTTTGGTGTTTTCCAAGTTTTTGTAGTGTTTTTCCTTGCATGTACCATAGTGTTTTGTTTTGGGGGTTTAGTTTGAGGGCTTTCTCGTGGCATTTCAGGGCTTCCTCTGGTTTTTTGAGGTCTTCCAAGATTATCCCTTTCCATTTCCATGCATCGACGAATTCTGGGTTTATTTCAAGGGCTTTTTCAAAGCATTCCAGCGCCTCCTCATATTTTCCAAGTTTCCTGAGGAGTACTCCCTTGTTAGCCCATGTTCTATCGTCTTCTGGATCTATTTGTAGTGCCCTTTCATAGCATTCCATTGCTTCATCATATCTCTTAAGTTCTTCAAGAATTAGTGCTTTGTTGTTCCATGCCTCTACGAATTCTGCGTTTATCTGTAATGCTTTTTCATAGCATTCCAGCGCATCCTCATATTTTCCAAGACTGCGTAATCCGTTACCTTTATTATACCATGCTTTTGCATTTTTTTGGTTTATTTTTAGTGCTTTTTCAAAGCATTCTATTGCTTTTTCAGGTTTACCGATTGTGTCAAGGAGCGCTCCTTTGTTGCTCCATGTTCCATCGTCTTCTGGATCTATTTGTAGTGCCCTTTCATAGCATTCCATTGCTTCATCATATCTCTTAAGTTCTTTAAGGACTACTCCTTTGTTGTTCCATGCTTCTGCTAGTTTTGGATTGTTTTTGAGGATTTTTTCATAACATTCTAAGGCTTTCTCTGGTCTTTTGAGTTTTAGTAGTGTCATTGCATTATAGTGCAAGATTTCCGGGTCGTTTGGACTCGCCTTGAGGGCTTTCCTGAATTCTTTAAGAGCTTCTTTGTATTTTCCCTGTTTTAGGCTTGATCGGCCCCCGTTGAGGTGCCATCCAGCCTTTCCCCTGGCTATCCAATCCTTTATCTTCTTAAGGGGATTCATGCTCCAGCCTCTCTCAACTTCTTTTCTAGGTAGTTTTTGAATCCTAGTATGCATGCCTCTATCGCCTCGCGATTCTCATATGTTAACAGGGCCGCAACGCCCATCCCGGTGCCTATTATAGTGCTTCCATGTTCTATGGCCTCCACAACATCCCCATCCTTTAAAGCCTCCTTGAACAGCTCCCATTCATCCCTCATGAGTTTACATAAATTATTCATAGCCCTTTCTATATCGTCGGGATCGCCAACACCACCACTGCTAACCGCCCTTAGAATATCTACGGCTTCTCTATACTCATTTACCATTCTACGGGTCCGTCCGTCTGGCTGTCTTGATAGTATTTCAAGATAGTTTTGTATTGGTTGTGTGTCTCCTGTTAGTAATGTGTAGGTGATGAATGTTGGCAGACCACCTAGTGTTAGTAGTAGTGTAATCATTGCGACATTTTCGAGATTGTAATATCAAGCTTTTTCTTGGTTTTTAAGTTTTTTGTGAAGTGCTGCTTTGGTCTTGTGTAATAGTTTGTTTTTTGGGTCTATTTTGAGTGCTTTGTCGAAGTATTTTAGGGCTTTTTTGTATTTGCCGATTTTGGATAATGTTATTCCCTTGTAAGTTAATGTTTCAATGTTTTTTGGGTTTATTTCTAGGGCTTTGTTGTAGCATTCTAATGCTTCATCATATTTGCCCAGCTCCTGAAGGGTTGTTCCTTTGTTGTTCCATGCTTCTATAAGTTCAGGGTTTATTTCTAGGGCTTTGTTGTAGCACTTTAGTGCCTTTTTGTATTTTTTAAGTTCTTTTAGTATTATTCCCTTGTTGTTCCATGCTTCTGCATATTCCGGATTTATTTTTAATGCTTTGTCATAATATTTTAAAGCTTTTTGGTATTCTTTGTTTTTGGTGAAACAGAATCCTATGTTGAATAAATCTTTCTCAGTTTTTGATATGAGGAGCTTATAGACATTTATGGCTTTTTCATACTCTTCTTTTTCAATTAATCCCAACGCGATTTTTCCTAGAGAATATTCTATGAAAATGAAGACTACGCTTAATAGAAATATAAATATGAGTGCATTTAAATCCAATTTAACCTCCTCCAGTTTCTTTTTCAAGAACAGCCTTCACAAATTCCTTAAAGCCACTCACCGCCCACGAACCAACCGTTATCCCTCCAGTAATAAGCTCAATACCATATTTCACAACACCCACGATATCCCCCCTCTTAAGAGAGTTATAGAACCTCACATATCTATCACGGAAAAACCCAAGGATATTTCCTCTTTTTCCATCGGGTCCTATTAAACTATTTGGATCTAAATTATTCTGAAGCTCTTTTATCACATTATCCAAGACTTCATTAGGATCCGTTATCTTCTTTAAAAGTAATTCAAAGTATGTAGCATCCTTACTCAACCATGCATACGCCATAGCAAGATGTATGCCAGCTGGTGTTAGTAGTAGTGTCATTATTGCGGCGTCTTTGATGTATGGTAGCCATTCAGGATGCTCCATGATAATATATGCGGCCAGGGTAACAGCCAAACTCAAACCAAGGGTTTCTGGGGCTGAAAGCACACCCAGTTCAAGCACAGCAGCCTCGGCTGTTGAAACACCAGCAACACCAATAAATTTCCACCAACCACTCCCATTCAAAATTTCATTCCCAAGTTTTTTGGCTAGTTCTGTTTGTTGGTGGTAGTAGCAGTATGCTCCCATAAGATTGTAGATTATGTCTCTGACTATTCCTGTTTTATGGTCTATTATGATGTATCTTCCTTGGTTGTCAGTGATTAGAGTATAATTTTCGGTTTCGAGGATGTCTAGTGGCTCTCCATTGAGTAGTTTCTGGCCTATTCCTGTTATTGGGGCGGTTGTGGGGTCTGATCCTGGGAATAGGGCTTCCATAACATAGTATTCTATTGGGTTTATTGTGGATGTCCTTGCGTAGTTGAATGCTTTCAGGTTTTGTGTTGTTCCGTTGGCTTTCACTCCCATGTTGTGGTTGCATTCCAGGCTTATCCATGTCGCTGGGCTGTGGTCTCCTGCTGAGACCATCGCTGGCTTGGTTCTTGTCCATGTTGTGTTGTATTTTGCGGCTGCTTGGTCTGCGATGAGATCGTGGAGGTATATTGTTTCGAGGCCTGCGAGGAATAGTCCGTAGGCTGCTTTTAATGGTCCTGGAGGGTATTCTTTGTTTAGCCAGTATTGTAGTGTCTGGTTTGTTATTTTTTTGGTGGCTATGGTGTAGGTTATAATGGCGTCATAGTTGCTGGCTTCCCAGGTTAGGGTGTCATTTATTATTATGTTGGGTGCTGTTTCTCCTGGGGGGTGTATGTAGTAGCCGTTTGTGTAGAGTAGTAGGAGCGTCCTTGTTGATCGGTTCCCTGGGAATGTTATGTTGGCTATTGTGACACTTTCTTCGCCAGGATATTCTATGTTGACTTGGAGGATGTCTATGCATCTTCCATGGTTTGTTAGGATGAAGTTCTTTTCTTGTCCTGTTAGGTTGAAGTTGTTGAGGTATTCATTTATTGTTTCGAATTCGTCGAGTCCGAGTTTTGTGCAGATTTCTATGAGTCTGTTCAGTCCTGCGGTGGCGGTCCAGACAATTTCTCTTTGACTTTGCCTGTTCACTTGATAGAATGGGTTGGTTAGCTCTGCCAGTTTATATGCTACACCATCCTCCACAAGGAATACTGTCTCATTGAATGGGCCTGT from Methanothermobacter sp. includes these protein-coding regions:
- a CDS encoding tetratricopeptide repeat protein, translated to MKKKLEEVKLDLNALIFIFLLSVVFIFIEYSLGKIALGLIEKEEYEKAINVYKLLISKTEKDLFNIGFCFTKNKEYQKALKYYDKALKINPEYAEAWNNKGIILKELKKYKKALKCYNKALEINPELIEAWNNKGTTLQELGKYDEALECYNKALEINPKNIETLTYKGITLSKIGKYKKALKYFDKALKIDPKNKLLHKTKAALHKKLKNQEKA